In Colletotrichum higginsianum IMI 349063 chromosome 1, whole genome shotgun sequence, the DNA window CTGGCTTCATGGCCGTTCTTCCACGCATCCTGTGCCAACATCTCATCCAAACTTTGCAATGTATTAAAGAAAGATCTGGGCTATTAGGAGGGGGGTGTCTGGACTACTGCTTTACGCTTACGTATTCTACATTCTACATCGTATAACATTGGCTCAGTACCATGAGAGTCCGAGTCAGCTGGGAGATCTATACGTGCGGCAATATTTCCATCAACAACGTCATGAAAAAAAATCAGCCGCCTTGAGTTTCACTGTTTTTAAGTGTGAAAAACAAAGATGGTGTCTACAGGGTGGTGGGAACAACAGTCCAAGATGAAGTACAAACAAGCCCGATTCCTAAGAACGAGAATGTACTGGCCCTGCCAGACTCTCGGCTAGACGACGAATCATAGCTCCTCCGACGCGCCATGCTCGTCTAGGCTTGAAGATTCACGAGATGGGACCGGTGAGCCCCAAGAGTGTCGTGAGATCGTCTCGGATGATGTATGGACGAGAACGCGGTCCTTGGCATCGACGGCCTGCGCTGAGATGAGAACTTCCCCGCGGAACCGAGATACATCAAGCGTGAGATGCGTCTCAAAGCCAGTACGTCTGGCTTCTCCGAGCGCCAGCCTCCCCTCTCCTAGGCGCGGGCTGCGGTCCAGCGATGGCTCGGCGTAAAACCTCCACGCTGTGACCTCGGTGTCCCCATTCCACGAGACGTATGCCTCGACTTTACCCCTGGCGTCTCCTTCTACGATCACAAGTGCGGGATCCTCGCTCGGGGATCCTGTCCAGTTCGACCTGAAGCCCCGGTAATTCTGCACCAAGCTGCCCCCTGGGCCCGAGTCGAGATACGCGTGAAAGAGCACTTCTCCGTCCTCGCCAAACTCGGTGATAGCGCCGGCTTGACCCCAGTTCACAAACACGTTCCCGTTCGGGAGGACCTGCGCGTTCCCCTGTGACTGCGCGGACAGCCCGTCAGGAGCGGGATATGTGCGGAGCGCCTTGGCCGTGTTGTCGGAATGACTGAGCTGTACGATTCGAGCCCTGGAGACAGAGCTAATCTGCTTCTCGGGCGAGGCTGCTGCGTTGTCGAAGAGTGAGAGGACGTCGGTTGTGCCGTCGGGGGAACGACTGAGGAGGCGGGCGTCGTGTTGATACGCAAAGTGCGCTTCAGGTTCAATGTTGAAAGTCGAGTTCGCACCTCCTAACGTCCAGATCACGTCGCCGCTGGTGCCGTTGATCTTGTAAATGGCACTGGTGGCGCGGGCCGATATGATGTAGTTGCCTTGGCTGTCCTTGTCCACGCTGTTGATGTGGAAATAGTCCCATGCACTGGACGAGTCCAGACCCGTGGTTGATGGCAGCTCTGCGAGCGGAAACGCGCTGTCTGTGTGCAAGGTCAGCCATTTTGTGTAGTTGAAGAATGGAGGGTCTGCTATCCAACTGACTTCCGGGATCGACATGATCGAGGCTCTCCCACTGGAACACCACTTCCCCAGTCTCGATGTTTAGCTCTGATCATCGTAAGCACTACTTAACAACCGCCAGGGGGGAGTCGAGACATAACAAACCTTGGAAGCCGGTTGATAAAATCCAGTCCTGTCCCTTGGCGCCTCCCCATGGAGACAGCCCAACGGGCCTCGTTCTCCCAATCTCGACCAGCGCGAAG includes these proteins:
- a CDS encoding Secreted protein, which encodes MKLSISCRLASLAVLPAFTAADWQYRSRPDLTPPRLNITTPAAREQVEQGLLFVAPYPGAGPDARNPVQPAAYIFQDNGDLVWSGLGYFAGGVANFGVDTWDGRQVLRAFQGQRGETEGRSYGHHVILDSKYEPVKLVRGRSNRLGSAHEFRIVDDVFALVEIGRTRPVGLSPWGGAKGQDWILSTGFQELNIETGEVVFQWESLDHVDPGNSAFPLAELPSTTGLDSSSAWDYFHINSVDKDSQGNYIISARATSAIYKINGTSGDVIWTLGGANSTFNIEPEAHFAYQHDARLLSRSPDGTTDVLSLFDNAAASPEKQISSVSRARIVQLSHSDNTAKALRTYPAPDGLSAQSQGNAQVLPNGNVFVNWGQAGAITEFGEDGEVLFHAYLDSGPGGSLVQNYRGFRSNWTGSPSEDPALVIVEGDARGKVEAYVSWNGDTEVTAWRFYAEPSLDRSPRLGEGRLALGEARRTGFETHLTLDVSRFRGEVLISAQAVDAKDRVLVHTSSETISRHSWGSPVPSRESSSLDEHGASEEL